Part of the Drosophila santomea strain STO CAGO 1482 chromosome 2L, Prin_Dsan_1.1, whole genome shotgun sequence genome is shown below.
GAAAACAAGTACAtagtaagaaattaagtaatTGCATTTAgaagaaaacaatttataagaaattgaaaaatttaatttagaagaaaacaaattgtaaGAAATGCAATAacttaatttcaaaattataatttgattatttttattttattattattattattgagaattatattattttgattatttttatagGTTTTTAAAAgctgcattttaaaatatatagttCTAATGGCCAACTTATTTAAAAACctcaaatatttcaatatcAATTACATtgttttttccagtgcacttAGAAGTGGTTATGGGACCACAGAGGGTTAACGATGTTTGTGGAAACCTCCGAGGGGGAAACTACTCATGTCATTCGAAATGATGACAGATCGCAACGCAGCTAAGAATAGTTAAGAAATTATCACCGTTTTCGATGGCTGCGGCTGCAATCGACAAAAAACGGCAGCaacattaaacaaaaaacatgaCCAATTTATTAGATTGTAGTATGTCCAATTCGAACTGGAGATGCAAAATGATCTAAAATTGTAGACAAATGATGTCTTTGGTTTCCGGCAGACGACTCCCGATTGCGAAAAATGGATGTCGCTTGAAACGTGTCACTTTATCAGCTTATTGGGAATTGCTATGGTATTTCGCGGAATTTCGCTATCTGCACAAACCAgtgaaattaaatatgaaacaTTTCTATGTCACCTATCACGACAAGTTCCATAATCTAAGCCAATCGTGCTACACGTTTCGAATATTTTCACTTTGCATTGCACTAGTCCTATCTAAAGCCCAATTTAAGTGAATCTAATCAGGATGTGTGTCGCTCTATGACCTTGTCGTTGATATTAAGAACTGAATTGCGACTTacggatatatatataatgaatTGAGTAACTGGGACAAGTAAAGTCTACTTAAGCTTCAGAGCAACGTAATTGTCCAGTCAAAGAACTTTGCCGCAATAAACCACCTTTGTTGTTCAATGTGCTCGAAAGctcaatttatttgattttcgcTTGATTAATGCTTTAAGACAGAAGTTCTTTATATGGAATACCTTTGGTGTCCTTGGTTATGCCATGCTATGTCCAATAGAGCTCCCCGCGTTGGATGAAGATCCAGAATCGAGTCTTAATCTCTCCGTAGACATACGTTTATTGGGGGAGTTTCCAGGCTCGGCGGAGATAACTGGTGTTGGCCTCGGCGTTTTGGGGTACTCGACGCGCAAACGACCATCAGATAGTATAGATTGAAGCCTAGGCTGGTCAACTAGCTCATCTGATGACGCTTTACCAATGGATGGGTCCGAAGCGGTTCTCTGCATCAAGCTAACTGCTTCCGAGAAGCTGGCTTTCCGCTTGCTCATATCCGGGTGATTGTCCGGATTTCCTGCTGCTCCTAAAAGTGGACTCCCACCTGCGGTTTGATTCTGATCCCCCATCTGGGTTAATAATTTCATGATTATATTTGTCGCATCCTTGGAGTCTGAGGGTCCTGCTAGTTGGGATCGCTGGGCTGACTCTACGGCAGCGTTAACCATTGCACGTCCTAAGGTTTCGTAAATTGTCCTCACATTCCCCACATCTGGTTGGTCAATGGTGTTCGTGCACTGATCCCGCCTCCGAGGGGCCTCCTTCTGCTGATCCTCGACTATGGCAGACGGATTCTGCGGCACGTGTACTCCTAGAGGCTCCTCCGTGTTCAGTGTCGTTGTACGGCCACAGCAAGGACACCCCGTCTCCATCTTTGCTCCTTGTCTATTACCAAACCTAGGAGGTGGTATGTAGATGGGCATAATCCGGTCCTCTGGACGAAGAACATAGTACACCGGTGGTGGTTGGTTTGTGCCACGGGAGAAATGACGAAACTGGCTTTGTGAATGCTTCCGCTTGGTTGGAGCATAGTCCTCGGCACGGAATCTGGAATTCGTTCGAGGAGGTCCGTCCGGCGGAGTTCTTGTATTCGGCGCAATGGAAACCGGGCGACAAGGTCGCTCTGTCGTTTGTCTGGAATTGGGAAACAAGGGAATGGTCTGCACCGAGATGGGCATGGCCTGCATCTGTCCACAGGAACTCGGCTGTTGGGACACCAGCTGGATCATAATGGTATTGGGCTGACCTGCGCCACTGGTGACCCTCGACTCCATCGCTGTGGGAGAACTATCACGAGCAATTTGTTATCATTACTACAGCGAATACTTAGTTGTGTCAGGCCTACTGAGgttttatcttttattttgCAGCTACATTACGATCTTTGAATATTTAAGGATTTTAAAGGAAGTGCTACTTATAGGGGTTGAAGATTCGTTTGAGTTAAGAAGTTGGGTTCCCCACAGGTAAGTCTGTATTGGAAGTAAAAAACCAAATCCATTTCCGCATAATAAACCAAGCTCTTAGAGTTTGTAATATAACTTTTTGACCCCAATTGGGAAGCTACACGAGGCATGCCCTATACGACACCTCCAACTAATCGAACTTTTGCGTCAATAAAACTTAGGGGCGCGTACACTGCGCGGAGAGATACAGATAGGTTGGGCGATACAAGGTGCGATTATTTTGGAACGATTTCATGTCGCTGCCAAAATAGAATTTCGCACAGGCTTTCTGGCAGGGAAGATAACTGCCATTAATGAGAGCTAGTATCAGTGGCGGTCTGGGGTATAAAAGCTGGCGAATTCGCCCAGTCAAAGCACACTTACGGAACCAGTAGGAACTCAACTGCACCATGAAGTCCAGTAAGTCAGCCGAGGAAATCGCAAAGGATCCCCAATTGAAAAACATTCCCTTCTCCCTCGATTCATAGCTCTAGCTTTGATCTGCATTGCCCTCTTTCTGGCACTCTACACCGCCGTGAATGCGTGCGATCCCAATAGCAACAATCAGCCCGACTGCAGCAACTCAACCAACGTTCTAGTGAAAATCCGCAACTTCTGGGATCCCACTCGCTACTGGTGGTGTGAGTCCACCAGCTCCACAGCCCAGCCTGTGGTGTGCCCGGCGAGCGATGGAAACCCCACCGGATTCGACCCCACAGCGAAAGACTGCGTGGCCTGGGGAAATTGGACATGGACTCCTTACTGTCCCTAAGTTGATTGCATTCTTATAAAAtcaatatcaaaatatatgGCAAACTAAATAATTACTTGTATTGTTTGGATTATTATGTAGATTTTTAAGCATATTTGGAACTCTAACTAATATATAGTAATATAGCAAGCTTGGCGGTTTCTATATCAAATGCGATTGTCCAGTTTTAAAGATGTAGTTCGTCTCTGTTGAATCAATATCTTGGcaactatattatttttagtaGAGCAGAGTTTTAACGAGCTGtgttacttttatttttagagTAAAGAGTCCACTTTAAGAAAGTTTAAAAGTGGCGCTATTCAACTATCAGATACCAGTTTTTCAGTATCATGTACCCTTTACAAAGCTCGTGGGACTGTGAAAGAggaatttgtaattttttaaacgaatattgatagaaatttgctaaaataaaataaaacaagcatacaaacaaaaaaaaaaaaaatcaacttGCGGAAACCAGATGTTTAAAGTTACACAGGGTAAAAATTATCTGAAATGGTATGGCATTATATAAtagtaatattattaaaatacaagtatttaatattataacCAAGTGTACCATAAAACTTGTTTGTCTGAAGCTGAATGGCACGCTCTTCATACGATGGCGTCAAATGAGCCAACTGTCGAGATACAGATAGATACTGATACCAATAGTGATCATGCgattatttttaaacgattCCATGTTCTTTTAGAAATAGAATGTATTGTGGCGATAGTCGTAGACAATATGTCAAGGATAGATAGCAGGGTGCTATAAAATGACGAACTTTGGCTACGAAACGCATTCGGAATTAATCACTCGAACAAACCACAATAAAAGCAGGTGAGTTTCGTTGATGACCTCATATCCTTGAAACTTTAAAGATGCCAACTGAGGCACTCTGTTTCAGCCATAGTCCTTCTGTTCCTGGCCCTCTGCGTGGCTATCAACGCCGACTTTGTCTGCGATCCCAATGGCGATGGTCAGCCCGATTGCGTGAGTCGCTCCGGAGACATTTCCCGCGACTTCTGGGATCCCACCCACTACTGGAGGTGCTCTGGCACCGGACAGGCTGAGCTCGTTGCCTGCGATCCGCAGACTGGATTCGATCCCAAAACTGGAGTATGCGTGGATTGGCGCGTTTGGCAGTGGTATCCGCCATGTCCCGAAACATCCACCTAATCAATAAACTTCTAAAGTTCTAAATATGTACGATAAGGTTCTACTACTGAAAGTATTTATTTGGGGAGCTCTGATTGAATGAGGTCTTGGATATTCCAGATTCAAAGTTACTTTACTATACTATATCGAATCGTTAACGAGTATTAAATGCTAATTACCTCGTTTAAAAGTGTGATAAAAGGGTTAGCCCCAGGTGGAATTGAACATTTGGTCTCACAGACTATAAGCCTTTAATATGTACAAGTACGCAAGTTTGTTCTGCCTTTTAGCTTTATGGAACCTTTGGGAAGTCGGTGCTAATACGGACAAAGACAATGCTGCAACTCCAAAACCGGCAACGCCGTATTATACCATCGACAACATTGCAGAGCACCAGCAGCACTGGTTTAACTACAATTCCTTAAGACAAAATGGAACTTCGTGGAGAATTGATGCCATGGTACAACGCTTAGAAAGTCGATTGCAGGCCCTTCAAGACCAATTGGACGCTGATATTCAGTCTCTAAAGCAACAAATTGTATCCTACAACATGGAAAACTTATATATGCCCAAGAAGAAAGATCTGACTGGGTTCAAGAAGGTTGGCTCAAGGTACTTTTATTTGGAAACGAAAAGTAAGCAGACCTGGGATACTGCATCCGACTCGTGTCGTCGAATGGGCGGTCACCTGGCGAACATCCATGATGAGCAGGAGATGAACGAAATCTTTAAAGGAGCCCCCGACTATCGCTACTGGGTGGACTTGAATAGCCGTCCAAAAGATGATGGTATCTTCACATCTTCACTAACCGGAAGGAAAGCTCCATTTTTCAAATGGAAGTCAAAGCAGACCAATGTACATCTACATTGCGCGTATGTCTATGATAAACAAATGATCGATGAGAGTTGTGACGAAAAGAATTATTTTGCTTGCCAAGCTGAACAATGGGCCTGAACATAAATCATTTAGTTTTGAAACTATCCTAAACTGAAATGCGactttaataataaagttCCAAATGTAAATACCCAAACTGCATGTGCCTTTGATAATAATGTTATAAACAGTCAGATAGTTTTCTTAACGAACGGGTACTCAGTCTTCttgatttatattatttatattaagtGATCATAAGAACTTATGTTTTTAACTTATATAATCGACTGGTCTGCACTGAGTATTATTTCTGAATTCCCTCACTCTAGTTATTTGCATCAACCacaaaaattgacaaagtTTCTTAAATTGTTCGTTCTTTGTTTGTATTGTGAATTTATCGACTTGCTGGGAACATGGTTGATTTGGGTCTACCCGTGTCTAGTTGGTATCGTGGTCTGTCGCTCGATCAAATGCAGGCGGCAGATGACCTGGGAATGGCACTTCAATTCGATATCAGGTCCGTTCGGGATTGCCTGCTGCGCCTCGGACTGAGTCCTTTGGTCAGGAGACGTCAGCTCGTCAGAATTGTGCGGCTCAGTCGTGGCCAGAACCTGGCCTTTCTCTTCTTTCTATTCCAGGAGCACTACGACACCGGCGGTTCCTGCGGAAAGTACACAGTTAATGCACAACTCTTGCTCTCGGCCATCGCCTATCTGGATTTGCCCGCAACTTTTCGAGCTCTAGATAAAGTGCTACCTCTACACGGAAATCTATCCGGCGAATCAAAAGTACCGATGGAAGATCAACAGGTTAGTATTTTATGTTGCAATTGTGGGTTCTATAAATGAAGTTAAAGAATCGTTCTGCTCGGCCTACCATTATGAGTACGAATTCTACGTGCCATCCAGAAAAGGTAGATGAAGAAAGACCTACGGATCTCCCAGCTACATTTAGAGCGCTGAGCAGAGTTCTTTCCTCGCGGACATCTCAAAAGAAATCATCGTCTTTTcgcaaaaggaaaaggagTTCAAAACCCTACTTTCAGAAGCTACCACGTCCCATGACTGTTCGTCGGTCCAAGCAGTATCTGTCGGAATCCCCGCTCTTGAGGATTCAGATCCCCAACGAAGTGGGGGATCCGAAGGAGGATGAGGATCGATGGTTCGCCGACTTTCAGTTGCATCCCATCCAGCGTACAGTCAAGGCAGTCATCAACTACGAACTGTGCCACCTGTTCGACCACATAGACGAGGTTGCTCCTGATCCCGCACAGGAAGCCAGGGATCTGTGCGAGTTCCATCAGGAAACTCGATCCCAGGAGCGAAAGGCGTTTCTGCAGGAGCAGCGACGACGCTATTTGGAAATGATTGACTTGGAAGGGTCGGAAAAGCGAGTAAGTTGgactaataacaaaatttatatatttattttattacttttgtctttatattttaaattctcTGCTAAAGCTGACAAGGGAGAGGATAACTTATCACCTGAATCGCGACGTGGACAAGTACCTTCTGAAGTTCGGAGACAAGGGCTGGAGTCCTCGTGTGCCTGCTTTCCGAAAAACCGGATGTGTTGCTTGCAACGAATTGGTGCATGTCAGCTTGGAGACTCCTCCCCAGGTGCTTCTCCTCGAGGGTGAAGGGGGGCGTCTGTATGATAGGAGTGGTGCCTTGATGCGACTCTGTGCTGGTGAGGATGGCAAAAAGAATGTTCTGACTAAGGATAAGGTTTCCAAAGTCAAACCCAAATATTTTACGGCACCCGAAAACCACAGGCCCTTCGCCTTCAACTAtgaacaaatttttaaaatgggCAGCCAGCAATATTTGGACACACATGATGTCCTTCGGAACTCCTTGATGAATGCACTCACTGACGAAAATCACGAGCAGCGGCAAGGAGTTGCTTTGGGTATTAGGAGCAGTCACATCAACGAAGCTGTCGCCCGGTGTGTAAGAAAAATCTTCGAGAAAAGTTTGCTGGCGGTGCCGACTACGCCGACACCCAAGGTTTCCAGTGAACGCCTCGTCTACAACCGCGAACGAATCAATCCTGATGATGACAAGTTCATGGACCAAATGCTAAGCGATGGCTTCGAGGTCTTGCGTCGCGATCCCAAACTGGTGCTGGCCAGCCTGCACAATGGCCACCAAATACCGGAGGTGCGGGAGTGGGCTTGTAGGAGATTTGGCAAGCGATATGGCCCACAAACCAATGCGGAAATCGAAAGATACAGGCTCAACATGTGTAAATTGTCGGAGATGGAAAAGAAATTGGTTCCTTTGTTGACCAATATAGATCCGCTGATAGTCAAACAGAATCCCATTCCCTATGCACTCTTCAAGGAGATCATGGAAAAGTCGAACAAGTTTAAGAAGTCGTTTCGCGAGGAAGTCCTTCAGATCATTCTGAAACAATCCCGTCTCTGCTGGCAGGCGCAGCACAGCCTGCGCTTTGTCAACAGTTCCGGGATTCGTCGCACCTTCTTTACCTATCTGCCAAGTTCTCCCAGGAGTATAGATCCCACCTTCAGCCAATTCTTAGCTCATAGAAATGGCTAAACAGGCATTAGATCACAGCAGGATTTTTTTGTAAGAGAAGGATCTTACATCAATCATTAATATTCAGTTGCTTGCATATCTAGTGCGTAGTGATAAGTTCAAGACTAAATTGATATGTTTTTATACCTCTGATTATTTTTACATTTGACATGTAGAGCTTCAGAATAAAAGATAATGTATATGTTTGAGGTGGTGTCTAATACATACAGGAACATTTATTCATTAAATCATACACATCAAGGTTTCTTTAAGCACTTTAATATTTGTACGTTacttattttatgttttttctattaaattaaatattaaaaaaagttGTGGACGGCTTTGTCTTGTGCCTAGCCGACCGATTATGTGTTCCATCCTTGTCTAGGGGAGTGCTAACTTGCTCTCCTTTCAAACAACACGTTTGCACCAAATGCCACCCGCTTTTTATACGCTTGCTTCGCGGAAAAAGAACTTGGGAATTTTAAGGGCGCAGTGCACGGAAATTAGTGATATGCAGATAGCAAATTCTACATAGTGTGCATCAATACCTAATAATGACATCTAATTTTGCataacttatttaaaatttgcCTTTAACATTGACACTGAAATTAATGGGCTGACTGATTTCCCGTTTTGGGTACCTGCAACGTGACATTGGCGATTGACTCCAAATGACCACAAGGGCCACCGATGACCCAGTCATTAACCACACGACCACGTTTAACCACCCAAAATTATTTAATCCATACACGTAGTTCCcgaaaaacatataaaaagaCTGGACATGAACAGTAAAGTTATCAATCAATCAACAACGATTCCCTCATAAGCTCGTGTATTTTTATAGTCGAAGCCAATATGTGCAGCTACATGAAGTCATCCTGTTCCTTGCTGGTCCTAATCCTGGCACTTGGAGCGGTTTCAGCTCAGCCGGCGAGACTGGCAAAGCAACTACAGAAACAGCAGGCAGCACCGTACCCATCCGCCGAGGAACTGAAGCCAGAGGTGCCATTCGAGGAAGGAGTGCCCGATCAGACTTATGGACCACCGGATCTGACCTACGGACCACCGCCCACCGATGCAGTCGAGCAGCTACCCAGCGATGAGGAGCCGCAAGACTTTACACCCGATCCGGATGCAGAGGAGGTGCAGCCCATCCAGCAGTCTCCCGCTCGCCTGACCAAGCAGATTAGGAGTGGTCCACGATCTCAAGGACTGATTTTGCTATCTTCGAGTCCATTGAGAGTGGCTAATTCCAATGGAATCCCATTTCCAGTGACCATTCAAGCCCTGTGGTAGGAATACTAAAGAACACTCTTGGTACTGATTTTTATAAACGTTATGTTAATTATTGTCTTTGTTACCGGTTGAACTATTAAAGAACATTTGTTGATACACCGAATTGATGTACTTACAAAACTTTATCGGAGGTCCCCATTGAGGGACCAGTACGGTCAGGAGTAcggtatacatatatatatctatatatataattacaaataatcGAACGATAAAAGTATGCAGATAACGTTAGCtaatttcggtttttgggaAAATCTTAGCAGTTGCTTTGGAATGATCTGCCCCGACCTAGACTACATAGTAAAAgctaaataataatttagttaAGAATACTACGTAAAATCACGTTTGGCATTGTGCGGTCTTCGAGTTAACACAGAAATAATATTCAACTAACCAACTGAACAAATGTTGCAAAACTTTCTACTTAAAATGCTAGTTATTGTCTGGTACGATTGCAGCTGGCtgataataacaaaaaaatgcaactaatttgccataaatataaattattcaCACTAAAGCACCGCCATTGAACAGATACCACTtggtaaatggtaaacaaCTAATGGTAAACATATTCGTAGTCTGAGAGTAACTACATAAAGCCTTCGTCATAAATTCGCACACATTTGTAACCAGAACTAGCCAggttctgttttttgttttgctcatTTCGATTGCACTCAGTGGGTTGTGTCGTTCAGGATTTGAGCTAAGCTGGCCCAGGTGCCAAAAACGAAGCCACCGAGTCCAAAGATCAGGATAAGAACGTCCTTCCATAGCATCCAATTGAAGCGTCCATAGCCAACGTTGTAGAATGTAATAACTTCAATTATGGGTGGAGCAATAAGGGCCAAAGCTGAGCTGCTGACGGCACCTACCAGCGAGATAATGGAGCCCAGATTGGGAATGCAGGTGGCTAGCAAAACTGTTAAAGAAAATGCGATGAAGATTGTGACATTTTGAATATGTACTATCTATACGTACAGGTAAAAGTGACCAGAACGACTCGCAACACAGTGGCCGACAGATCCTTGGCCCTCGTTGCATCGAAATGACTTCGCACAAAGGGCTCCACGATGTTTACAGGCACATAGAACTGAAGCGTATACGAGAGGAAGATGGCCACCGCCATTGAAATCCGCACCAACTGGGACAATCTAAATCGGTGAAAAAGAGGGCAATTAGAGAAGTTACTCTTACGAGTCAAAAATTCTAATGAATGCAGTCTGCAATTAACAAACAATTGTCTAATTTTACATGTCATTAATTAAGTTCATATGTTTTAGCTAAGCTATATTATCGGATCTGTCAATATGTGGAACAACGCTATTCCAAATAGCCAGAATAGATTAGATCAATGTGAAGAATATTAAATCCCTCTTTCATACAACTAAAACCGATTAGCAATGGAAAGTTTATTGACTTACGTATCGCCCTGTGGAAGATTTAGGGTAATGCTGCCCACCACGTGTTCGCCGTACTTCAGGTAGCCGAAAAATCCGACTGCTGTGTACAAGCAGGCCACGATCACCATGCCCGTGTTGAGGACACCTGTGGTGCCGCCAAAGTCCTCGGGGGTGCGCATGTTGTTCTCCAACGGCAGGACAACACCAATTCCCTCAAACGCGTAGATGGCGGTTCCGAAGTACAAAGGTAATGTGGCCCAAGTGGCCACCGGCTTGACCGTGTGCACATCCGGTAGATCCACCAGCATGTACGAGAAGGTAATGGCCAGTCCGGCAACTGTGAGCAGGGCGGCGACCAGCGAAACTGGCGTCAAATACTTTAGATTGCGTACCAGATTCAACAAAATCATGGGTCCAAGCATTATAAGCAGGTAAATCTGCACAGGCATCTTGTAGTAGTGATCCATAACGTCCTTAATATTCAACGCCACAAAGAGGAAGTAGACGCAGCAGAACCCAATTTGCGTGATAAACAAGAACGTGGTAACGATCCGTCGAGCCAACATGGAGTATCGCCTTAGACCCAGAGGTCCTGACTCAAAACTGCAGTATGCCACCTCCGAGAAGTCTAAGGATGGCTGCTGGAATCTCCGGCACAGCTCGTGGGAGCAGTTGACCAGCATGTGCATGCAGTGGGTGCAGATAGCTCCCATGATCATGGTGCCAAAAAGTCCCACATAAAGTCCGGCGTTCTTGAAGGCATCCGGCATTGCCAGAATGCCCGTGCCAATGTTGCCCTTCAGCAGATGAACCAGGGTGTCGAAGTTGGACGTCGGATGCTCCAAGTCGCGATGGTGGGTGGGGTTGTAAGTGGCCTTATCCGTCGATCCAATTTCATCATCACCCGATCCAGAGGCTGCTGCGTGCACTCACGGGGAAAAAGCGAAAGAATTATAAGTTTCTTGTCGcaataatatttaagtttaCTTAAGTAAACTAAAGATTTTTGACCTGCGGACAAACTCACCTGCTAAGCTGTCCTCGCTGTGCACGTTGACAAGGGTGTTGTCCGGCGGAGAGCTGCGCACAGGTCGTGCCGCCGATCCTCGACTGCCCTCGTAGTCAGAGGCATCGCTGTTGAAGAGCAACGGCTGGCGTTCCGTCATCTTTTTCTTGCGCGGCGCACCCTCAGGAATCTGGAAACAGTGGTAGGTAAATAACTAAGAGTGTTGGACTATATGATGCGTCCTCCCCGGCTGCACGAAACGCACTGAAAGTGCAACTTGAGACGCCCGCTTTTCGACTCGGAAATTTTCCGCTGACTCAGTTTTCCACGCTTATAACAATAGGAGGTGCAGATAGTGCGTCGCATAATGGACAGTAAACGCGTGCCGGGCGGTGTGGAAAATTTCGACCATGCTGATAGTCATAGCTAGCCTTGGACTTGACTCAAAGTACGCTTAATATGATCATTTCATTACTTTGCATATGAGTCTGATTACGGCTGCTTCGGAAGTCGATATCAAATTGGACAGTCCACTAGAGTATAGCTTTAAAGTCGAAAACACCAACAAGTCGCGAATAACAATCCATACGAGCAGATAAGACCCGCATATCTCCTGCGAAGCCAGTGAGCATACCATAAATCACAATTATATAATGTGTATCCAGACGGTGAATCAAATATCCACCCATTATATTCAGATTATTGACTTGAGTCAGCAGACGGAATTACTGCAATATTATGcattattttgatatttaatACTTCTGAATGGACATTCAGGGCGAGAAAGTTTCCGCAAAAAAGTGTGATATGAAAGTGttaacaaatacaaaacataATCAAAGGTTAACATAATATGTTTGTATCATTCTGGCTATATGAAAATTTAGATTACATGCATTCAATAGTATGATTTCCTCATTTTAAGACTAGcttgaacaaaaaaaataaatttcataattGAAATGAGCTTGTGCATATACacaaacattattttttagagGACTAACTACTACATGGCCATAGAATGTGTGCTATTTTCTTAGCGAGGAATTAACAGGGCTTATATCGTAAAGTCTACCTAAATCCAGACAAGCAGCCGACTTATGTCTAGAAATCTTTATTTGAGAGCAATaaagaaagcaaacaaagcatTACGAACTTATTTTCGTTTTATCTTGCATCACAGACTTGCACAACAAAGTGCGACATTACAGAGATACAtaactatatttttttcacttacACTGACTATATCGGAAATAAGATGTATCTCAAACGTGTATCTCGCTTGACTTTACGAAGTTGTAGGAACGCGTCTTTTGGGCAGTtgaaaaaattataatgttggaactaaaactgaaacaaaaacataattaacaGATGTTCGATacgaaatc
Proteins encoded:
- the LOC120443695 gene encoding uncharacterized protein LOC120443695: MESRVTSGAGQPNTIMIQLVSQQPSSCGQMQAMPISVQTIPLFPNSRQTTERPCRPVSIAPNTRTPPDGPPRTNSRFRAEDYAPTKRKHSQSQFRHFSRGTNQPPPVYYVLRPEDRIMPIYIPPPRFGNRQGAKMETGCPCCGRTTTLNTEEPLGVHVPQNPSAIVEDQQKEAPRRRDQCTNTIDQPDVGNVRTIYETLGRAMVNAAVESAQRSQLAGPSDSKDATNIIMKLLTQMGDQNQTAGGSPLLGAAGNPDNHPDMSKRKASFSEAVSLMQRTASDPSIGKASSDELVDQPRLQSILSDGRLRVEYPKTPRPTPVISAEPGNSPNKRMSTERLRLDSGSSSNAGSSIGHSMA
- the LOC120458756 gene encoding uncharacterized protein LOC120458756, translated to MKSTLALICIALFLALYTAVNACDPNSNNQPDCSNSTNVLVKIRNFWDPTRYWWCESTSSTAQPVVCPASDGNPTGFDPTAKDCVAWGNWTWTPYCP
- the LOC120458757 gene encoding uncharacterized protein LOC120458757 encodes the protein RCQLRHSVSAIVLLFLALCVAINADFVCDPNGDGQPDCVSRSGDISRDFWDPTHYWRCSGTGQAELVACDPQTGFDPKTGVCVDWRVWQWYPPCPETST
- the LOC120458754 gene encoding accessory gland protein Acp29AB-like, which translates into the protein MYKYASLFCLLALWNLWEVGANTDKDNAATPKPATPYYTIDNIAEHQQHWFNYNSLRQNGTSWRIDAMVQRLESRLQALQDQLDADIQSLKQQIVSYNMENLYMPKKKDLTGFKKVGSRYFYLETKSKQTWDTASDSCRRMGGHLANIHDEQEMNEIFKGAPDYRYWVDLNSRPKDDGIFTSSLTGRKAPFFKWKSKQTNVHLHCAYVYDKQMIDESCDEKNYFACQAEQWA
- the LOC120452653 gene encoding uncharacterized protein LOC120452653 isoform X1, which gives rise to MVDLGLPVSSWYRGLSLDQMQAADDLGMALQFDIRSVRDCLLRLGLSPLVRRRQLVRIVRLSRGQNLAFLFFLFQEHYDTGGSCGKYTVNAQLLLSAIAYLDLPATFRALDKVLPLHGNLSGESKVPMEDQQNRSARPTIMSTNSTCHPEKVDEERPTDLPATFRALSRVLSSRTSQKKSSSFRKRKRSSKPYFQKLPRPMTVRRSKQYLSESPLLRIQIPNEVGDPKEDEDRWFADFQLHPIQRTVKAVINYELCHLFDHIDEVAPDPAQEARDLCEFHQETRSQERKAFLQEQRRRYLEMIDLEGSEKRLTRERITYHLNRDVDKYLLKFGDKGWSPRVPAFRKTGCVACNELVHVSLETPPQVLLLEGEGGRLYDRSGALMRLCAGEDGKKNVLTKDKVSKVKPKYFTAPENHRPFAFNYEQIFKMGSQQYLDTHDVLRNSLMNALTDENHEQRQGVALGIRSSHINEAVARCVRKIFEKSLLAVPTTPTPKVSSERLVYNRERINPDDDKFMDQMLSDGFEVLRRDPKLVLASLHNGHQIPEVREWACRRFGKRYGPQTNAEIERYRLNMCKLSEMEKKLVPLLTNIDPLIVKQNPIPYALFKEIMEKSNKFKKSFREEVLQIILKQSRLCWQAQHSLRFVNSSGIRRTFFTYLPSSPRSIDPTFSQFLAHRNG
- the LOC120452653 gene encoding uncharacterized protein LOC120452653 isoform X2; amino-acid sequence: MVDLGLPVSSWYRGLSLDQMQAADDLGMALQFDIRSVRDCLLRLGLSPLVRRRQLVRIVRLSRGQNLAFLFFLFQEHYDTGGSCGKYTVNAQLLLSAIAYLDLPATFRALDKVLPLHGNLSGESKVPMEDQQKLPRPMTVRRSKQYLSESPLLRIQIPNEVGDPKEDEDRWFADFQLHPIQRTVKAVINYELCHLFDHIDEVAPDPAQEARDLCEFHQETRSQERKAFLQEQRRRYLEMIDLEGSEKRLTRERITYHLNRDVDKYLLKFGDKGWSPRVPAFRKTGCVACNELVHVSLETPPQVLLLEGEGGRLYDRSGALMRLCAGEDGKKNVLTKDKVSKVKPKYFTAPENHRPFAFNYEQIFKMGSQQYLDTHDVLRNSLMNALTDENHEQRQGVALGIRSSHINEAVARCVRKIFEKSLLAVPTTPTPKVSSERLVYNRERINPDDDKFMDQMLSDGFEVLRRDPKLVLASLHNGHQIPEVREWACRRFGKRYGPQTNAEIERYRLNMCKLSEMEKKLVPLLTNIDPLIVKQNPIPYALFKEIMEKSNKFKKSFREEVLQIILKQSRLCWQAQHSLRFVNSSGIRRTFFTYLPSSPRSIDPTFSQFLAHRNG
- the LOC120452653 gene encoding uncharacterized protein LOC120452653 isoform X3 — protein: MEDQQNRSARPTIMSTNSTCHPEKVDEERPTDLPATFRALSRVLSSRTSQKKSSSFRKRKRSSKPYFQKLPRPMTVRRSKQYLSESPLLRIQIPNEVGDPKEDEDRWFADFQLHPIQRTVKAVINYELCHLFDHIDEVAPDPAQEARDLCEFHQETRSQERKAFLQEQRRRYLEMIDLEGSEKRLTRERITYHLNRDVDKYLLKFGDKGWSPRVPAFRKTGCVACNELVHVSLETPPQVLLLEGEGGRLYDRSGALMRLCAGEDGKKNVLTKDKVSKVKPKYFTAPENHRPFAFNYEQIFKMGSQQYLDTHDVLRNSLMNALTDENHEQRQGVALGIRSSHINEAVARCVRKIFEKSLLAVPTTPTPKVSSERLVYNRERINPDDDKFMDQMLSDGFEVLRRDPKLVLASLHNGHQIPEVREWACRRFGKRYGPQTNAEIERYRLNMCKLSEMEKKLVPLLTNIDPLIVKQNPIPYALFKEIMEKSNKFKKSFREEVLQIILKQSRLCWQAQHSLRFVNSSGIRRTFFTYLPSSPRSIDPTFSQFLAHRNG